Proteins co-encoded in one Listeria ivanovii subsp. ivanovii genomic window:
- a CDS encoding IS1182 family transposase — protein MLSKHQQQARNQLVAISLDDLVPEDHLVRKVDNVINFDFIYPLVEHTYSHTGRPSVDLVVLIKLVLIQYLFGIRSMRQTIKEVETNMAYRWFLGYDFNQKIPHFSTFGKNYVRRFAETDVFEQIFYRILKQAMDAGLVEPEVAFVDSTHVKANANKHKFHKKLVRKETRVYQEVLEEEINVSRVAEGKKPFTRKESQEEKEIKISNTDPESGYYVKGEREKQFAYSFHTACDTNGFILGSIITPGNIHDSQQLVPLIEKLKNTLSTPSVVVADAGYKTPIIAKYLWSQGIEAVLPYTRPKGKEGLFSKRAFLYDQYLDSYICPNNSLLSYVRTTRDGYRLYKSTPLHCSSCSLLKDCTQNKQKEKTILRHIWEPYLEVSEELRFTEQHKKWYKRRKETIERCFADAKEKHGMRWTTYRGLAKVTLQAMLTFAAMNLKKMANWLWEKAMPFYFFAYKQKKTKVLIV, from the coding sequence ATGCTTTCTAAACATCAACAACAAGCACGAAATCAATTAGTAGCTATTTCTTTAGATGATTTGGTCCCAGAGGACCATTTAGTAAGAAAAGTAGATAATGTGATTAACTTTGACTTTATCTATCCATTGGTAGAACATACTTATTCTCATACTGGAAGACCTAGTGTAGATCTGGTAGTCCTCATAAAGTTAGTACTCATTCAATATCTTTTTGGTATCCGTTCCATGCGCCAAACCATCAAGGAAGTAGAAACGAACATGGCTTATCGCTGGTTTTTAGGGTATGATTTCAATCAGAAAATCCCCCACTTCTCTACTTTCGGAAAAAACTATGTTCGACGTTTTGCAGAAACGGATGTATTTGAACAAATTTTTTATCGCATTTTAAAACAAGCAATGGATGCTGGTTTAGTCGAACCTGAAGTTGCTTTTGTGGATTCTACCCATGTGAAAGCGAATGCGAATAAACATAAATTTCATAAAAAATTGGTTCGAAAAGAAACACGCGTTTATCAAGAAGTACTAGAAGAGGAAATTAATGTAAGCCGGGTTGCCGAAGGAAAAAAGCCTTTCACCAGGAAAGAAAGTCAGGAGGAGAAAGAAATTAAAATAAGTAATACAGATCCCGAAAGCGGCTACTATGTCAAAGGGGAACGAGAAAAACAATTTGCTTATTCTTTCCATACGGCTTGTGATACCAATGGTTTTATTCTAGGATCTATTATTACTCCAGGAAACATTCACGATAGTCAACAGTTAGTTCCACTTATCGAAAAATTAAAAAACACCCTTTCGACGCCTTCGGTGGTGGTTGCTGATGCAGGTTATAAGACACCAATTATCGCTAAGTATCTTTGGAGTCAAGGCATAGAAGCGGTGCTTCCTTATACTCGACCAAAAGGAAAAGAAGGGTTATTTTCAAAACGGGCATTTCTATATGATCAGTATTTAGACAGTTATATTTGTCCCAATAACTCGTTATTATCTTATGTTCGAACTACAAGAGATGGTTATCGTCTTTATAAATCTACTCCTCTTCACTGTAGTAGTTGTTCCTTATTAAAGGATTGCACGCAAAATAAACAAAAGGAAAAAACGATTCTGCGACATATCTGGGAGCCTTACTTAGAAGTATCAGAGGAATTGCGTTTCACAGAACAGCATAAAAAATGGTATAAACGCAGAAAAGAAACCATCGAAAGATGTTTTGCGGATGCCAAAGAAAAGCATGGTATGAGATGGACTACTTATCGCGGACTTGCGAAAGTAACTCTCCAAGCGATGCTTACTTTTGCAGCCATGAACCTGAAAAAGATGGCTAACTGGCTATGGGAAAAGGCTATGCCTTTTTATTTTTTTGCCTATAAACAGAAAAAAACGAAAGTTCTCATCGTTTAA
- a CDS encoding dUTPase, producing the protein MKVRGFEVVNEASRKFVNQTIALPIRGDKGSAGYDFFSNETVVIEPGEKHIFWTDVKSYMQEDEVLNIHVRSSIGIKKGLLLCNGTGIIDSSYYSNPGNDGNIGIAIKNFSTEPVEIELGERVAQGVFQKYLVADTDIVANESRVGGVGSTGR; encoded by the coding sequence ATGAAAGTAAGAGGTTTTGAAGTTGTAAATGAAGCGAGTAGAAAGTTTGTCAACCAAACGATAGCTTTACCAATCCGAGGAGACAAAGGTTCAGCGGGGTACGATTTTTTCTCCAATGAAACAGTAGTCATCGAGCCAGGGGAAAAACATATTTTTTGGACCGACGTTAAAAGTTACATGCAAGAAGATGAAGTATTAAATATTCATGTACGCTCATCGATTGGCATCAAAAAAGGATTACTACTTTGTAATGGGACAGGAATTATTGATTCTTCCTATTACAGTAATCCTGGAAATGACGGCAATATTGGAATAGCCATTAAAAATTTTTCCACAGAGCCTGTAGAAATTGAGCTAGGAGAACGTGTTGCCCAAGGTGTTTTCCAGAAATATCTCGTTGCGGATACGGATATTGTTGCTAATGAATCCCGTGTTGGTGGAGTTGGAAGTACTGGTAGATAA
- a CDS encoding YfhJ family protein: MYEYLEELTAELMAKNPHLDKEQAMWWIEMLWSDFESSYAKAGYPYRGPEYASDYVRQQIERHGSFLHQVERKDPNK, from the coding sequence GTGTACGAGTATTTAGAAGAACTGACAGCGGAATTAATGGCGAAAAATCCGCATTTAGATAAAGAACAAGCCATGTGGTGGATTGAAATGCTTTGGTCCGATTTCGAAAGCTCTTATGCAAAAGCAGGATATCCGTATCGCGGTCCTGAGTATGCATCAGACTATGTTCGGCAGCAAATCGAGCGCCATGGTAGTTTTTTACATCAAGTTGAAAGAAAAGATCCAAACAAATAG
- the recX gene encoding recombination regulator RecX produces MKITSISVQQKNKERYNIFIDEKYNFSVDEEVLARFQLMKGKTITESEIEEIKQADMVRKGLNKAINFLSHRVRSEKEIRDYLRKQEMELDAIDAILKKLADMDYINDAEFAELYTKTQIKTTLKGPRTIERELVDKGLTREIISQVIQEYSEEAQVENAEKQARKIMRRNNKSAKKTLQQKIITDLIQKGYTSELAKVAATNVTSELDAADEIEILQKQLEKAIRKNKRYKPSIAKQKTITSLMQKGFSYDTIQSYLTENEISFEEEE; encoded by the coding sequence ATGAAAATCACGTCCATAAGTGTCCAACAAAAAAATAAAGAACGTTACAACATTTTTATTGATGAAAAATACAACTTTAGCGTAGACGAAGAGGTTTTAGCCAGATTCCAACTAATGAAAGGCAAGACAATAACAGAGTCAGAAATAGAAGAAATAAAACAAGCAGATATGGTGCGAAAAGGGTTGAATAAAGCAATTAATTTCCTATCACATCGTGTCCGGTCTGAAAAAGAAATTCGTGATTACTTGCGAAAACAAGAAATGGAGCTCGATGCAATTGATGCGATTTTGAAAAAATTAGCAGATATGGATTATATTAATGACGCCGAATTTGCCGAGTTATATACGAAAACACAAATTAAAACTACTTTAAAAGGACCGCGAACGATTGAACGAGAATTAGTTGATAAAGGTCTAACACGAGAAATTATTAGTCAAGTTATTCAGGAATATTCAGAAGAAGCACAAGTCGAAAATGCTGAAAAACAAGCCCGGAAAATCATGCGTCGAAATAATAAGAGTGCAAAAAAAACATTACAACAAAAAATCATCACAGATTTAATCCAAAAAGGTTACACAAGCGAACTTGCGAAAGTTGCAGCAACCAATGTTACCAGTGAATTAGATGCAGCTGACGAAATAGAAATCTTACAAAAACAACTAGAAAAAGCAATTCGTAAAAATAAACGTTATAAACCAAGTATCGCTAAGCAAAAAACGATAACATCACTGATGCAGAAAGGTTTTTCTTATGATACAATTCAATCATACCTAACGGAAAATGAGATTAGTTTCGAGGAGGAAGAATGA
- a CDS encoding TIGR01777 family oxidoreductase, translating to MHILLTGATGFIGDHLVHELEKSNHEIYILTRQKLKNRANVHYIEWLTSDKLPNLEDLPIDICINLAGAGLMDGKWTNDRKKVIVNSRIEATSALLSIVKKMKTKPKLWINASAIGAYNTSKSTIYLDTEKNPYAPHFLGKTVYEWEKTASAASDLGIRVVYARFGLVLGTDGGSFPIFEKMFQTFIGGKLGSGRQWYSWIHVNDVVAAMLFIFDHEQISGVVNFTAPHPVQEKKFAERLGKKLLKPYNTPIPKRIIKLVLGERAVTILDSQRAYPEKLMSNHFEFQFETLQEAIDDLVE from the coding sequence TTGCATATCTTACTTACAGGGGCAACTGGTTTTATAGGTGATCATTTAGTACATGAATTAGAAAAATCCAATCATGAAATCTATATTTTAACTAGGCAAAAACTCAAAAACCGAGCAAATGTTCATTATATCGAATGGCTAACTTCAGATAAATTACCTAACTTGGAAGATTTGCCAATAGATATTTGTATTAATCTTGCTGGGGCTGGGTTAATGGATGGAAAATGGACAAATGATCGAAAAAAAGTGATTGTAAATAGCCGCATCGAAGCTACTTCTGCACTTTTATCGATTGTTAAAAAAATGAAAACAAAGCCTAAACTTTGGATTAATGCAAGTGCGATTGGAGCATATAACACTTCCAAATCGACCATTTATTTAGACACAGAAAAAAATCCTTATGCACCACATTTTCTTGGGAAAACAGTTTATGAATGGGAAAAGACTGCCAGTGCCGCAAGTGACTTAGGTATTCGTGTGGTATATGCTCGATTTGGACTCGTGCTTGGAACAGATGGCGGCTCGTTCCCAATTTTCGAAAAAATGTTCCAAACTTTTATAGGTGGTAAATTAGGTAGTGGTCGCCAGTGGTATTCCTGGATTCATGTCAATGATGTTGTTGCAGCAATGTTGTTTATTTTCGACCATGAACAAATAAGTGGTGTTGTCAACTTCACAGCACCTCATCCAGTGCAAGAAAAGAAATTTGCTGAACGACTTGGTAAAAAATTGCTTAAACCTTATAACACCCCTATTCCTAAAAGGATTATCAAGCTTGTTCTTGGTGAACGCGCAGTAACGATTCTTGACAGTCAACGAGCTTATCCAGAAAAATTAATGAGCAATCATTTTGAATTTCAGTTTGAAACCTTACAAGAAGCAATAGATGACTTAGTTGAATAG
- the mprF gene encoding bifunctional lysylphosphatidylglycerol flippase/synthetase MprF, with protein sequence MKEKLMQAYGWFQKNSTIVKIVFITFVMAFVVFEIISIARDIDYPSLKANLTSQSPEQIFLMFIIGLIAVTPMLLYDYVIVKLLPGKFSPSHVVASGWITNTFTNIGGFGGVLGASLRASFYGKNASHKEILLAISKIALFLVSGLSIYCLVSLTTLLIPGFADHFIKYWPWLLAGGLYFPILFIITKWKSKSLFVDLPLKRELTLIVASLLEWGFAFGCFAIIGVMLGEPIDIFKVFPLFVIASVIGIASMVPGGVGTFDVVMILGLSQLGISQELALAWMLFYRIFYYIIPFVVGLLFFVQKAGKRVNDFLEGLPLLFLQKVAHRFLVIFVYCSGLLLILSSAIPNAVYHVPLLYKIMPFNFLFTSQITIVAFGFLLLGLARGIECKTQKAYIITFIVLGCAIFNTLARVFSFKQAVFLGIVLLCLFLARNEFYREKLVYTWSKIIIDSIIFIVCLAGYIIIGIYNSPNIKHSKKIPDYLQIASEHLWLVGFIGVFIAVVSLVIIYIYLSTTKEKLGSPFEALRVREHLDKWGGNEVSHTMFLRDKLLFWAADGEVLFAYRIIADKMVIMGEPTGNIDKMEEAIEEVMTKADKFGYRPVFYEVRSAMIPYLHDHGFDFIKLGEEGFVDVQNFTMSGKKKKGERALMNKLEREGYTFEVIQPPFNSETWKTLRAISDEWLDGREEKGFSLGFFDTYYLEQADIAIAKNGEGTVVGFASMMPSYTKEMTSIDLMRYSKEAPSGIMDFLFINLFEKAKEDGFQTFNAGMAPLANVGESKFAFLGERLAGLVYRYSQGFYGFKGLRNFKSKYVTEWEQKFVAFRKRSSIAFTMLQLMLLVGKKRPLSNNQIVLDIPLDEERQKADSE encoded by the coding sequence ATGAAAGAAAAATTAATGCAAGCTTATGGTTGGTTTCAAAAAAATAGTACGATAGTAAAAATTGTCTTTATCACATTTGTCATGGCTTTTGTTGTATTCGAAATTATTAGTATTGCTAGGGATATTGACTATCCATCTTTAAAAGCAAACTTAACATCCCAAAGCCCTGAACAAATATTTCTTATGTTTATCATTGGACTAATAGCAGTGACACCAATGCTTTTATACGACTATGTCATTGTTAAACTGTTACCTGGAAAATTTTCCCCAAGTCATGTTGTAGCTTCTGGATGGATTACGAATACTTTTACAAACATCGGCGGATTTGGTGGTGTACTGGGAGCGAGTTTAAGAGCTAGTTTTTACGGAAAAAATGCTTCTCATAAAGAAATTTTACTCGCAATCTCCAAAATCGCTTTATTCCTTGTTTCAGGGTTATCGATTTATTGTTTAGTTTCACTTACCACTTTATTAATACCAGGTTTCGCCGATCACTTTATTAAATACTGGCCATGGCTTCTTGCAGGGGGCTTATATTTCCCGATTTTGTTCATTATTACAAAATGGAAGAGTAAGTCATTATTTGTTGATTTACCACTTAAAAGAGAACTAACGCTAATTGTAGCATCTTTACTAGAGTGGGGATTTGCATTTGGTTGTTTTGCTATTATTGGTGTCATGCTAGGTGAACCGATTGACATTTTTAAAGTATTTCCACTTTTTGTTATTGCTTCTGTAATCGGAATTGCATCCATGGTGCCAGGCGGGGTCGGAACATTCGATGTGGTAATGATTCTTGGTTTAAGTCAATTAGGTATCTCTCAAGAATTAGCGCTTGCCTGGATGTTATTTTATCGTATTTTCTACTATATTATTCCATTTGTCGTTGGATTATTATTCTTTGTACAAAAAGCTGGCAAACGTGTCAATGATTTTTTAGAAGGATTACCACTGCTATTTTTGCAAAAAGTAGCGCACCGATTTTTAGTCATTTTTGTGTATTGCTCGGGTTTATTATTAATCTTATCGTCCGCGATTCCAAATGCGGTATACCATGTGCCACTACTCTATAAGATTATGCCGTTTAACTTTTTGTTTACATCACAAATTACAATAGTTGCCTTTGGATTCTTACTTCTTGGTCTTGCTCGTGGAATTGAATGTAAGACACAAAAAGCGTATATTATAACATTTATAGTGCTGGGCTGTGCGATTTTCAATACATTAGCACGTGTTTTTTCTTTCAAGCAAGCCGTATTTTTAGGAATCGTCTTACTTTGTTTATTCTTAGCAAGAAATGAATTTTATCGTGAAAAGCTTGTCTATACTTGGAGTAAAATTATTATCGACAGTATTATATTCATTGTCTGTCTAGCAGGTTATATTATCATCGGTATTTATAATTCACCTAATATTAAACATTCCAAAAAAATTCCAGACTATTTACAAATTGCTTCAGAACACCTATGGCTTGTCGGCTTCATTGGTGTTTTCATCGCAGTTGTCAGTTTAGTTATTATTTATATTTATCTCTCCACGACAAAAGAAAAACTAGGATCTCCATTTGAAGCGTTAAGAGTTCGAGAGCATTTAGATAAATGGGGAGGAAACGAAGTCAGTCACACGATGTTTTTACGTGATAAATTACTATTTTGGGCAGCAGACGGGGAAGTGCTCTTCGCTTATCGAATTATTGCAGACAAAATGGTCATCATGGGAGAACCAACAGGCAATATAGATAAAATGGAAGAAGCGATTGAAGAAGTGATGACAAAGGCGGATAAATTCGGTTATCGTCCAGTTTTCTATGAAGTTCGCAGCGCTATGATTCCGTATCTACATGATCACGGTTTTGATTTTATCAAGCTAGGGGAAGAAGGCTTTGTAGACGTTCAAAACTTTACAATGAGTGGTAAAAAGAAAAAAGGTGAGCGTGCACTAATGAATAAACTAGAGCGAGAAGGCTATACTTTTGAAGTGATTCAACCACCATTTAATAGTGAGACATGGAAAACTTTACGAGCAATTTCGGATGAATGGCTTGATGGTAGAGAAGAAAAAGGATTCTCGCTTGGATTCTTTGACACATATTATTTAGAACAAGCAGATATTGCTATCGCTAAAAATGGAGAAGGTACGGTCGTAGGTTTTGCTTCAATGATGCCGTCTTACACCAAAGAAATGACATCTATTGACTTAATGCGCTACTCAAAAGAAGCTCCATCTGGAATTATGGACTTTTTGTTCATAAACTTATTCGAAAAAGCAAAAGAAGATGGTTTCCAAACATTCAATGCCGGGATGGCTCCACTTGCCAATGTTGGAGAAAGTAAATTTGCTTTCTTAGGAGAACGTTTGGCAGGATTAGTATACCGCTATAGCCAAGGATTTTATGGTTTCAAAGGATTACGGAATTTCAAGTCCAAATATGTCACTGAGTGGGAACAAAAATTTGTTGCCTTTAGAAAACGAAGCTCTATCGCGTTTACAATGCTTCAACTAATGCTTCTCGTTGGAAAAAAACGCCCACTTTCAAATAACCAAATTGTACTAGATATTCCACTAGATGAAGAAAGACAAAAAGCAGATTCTGAATAG
- a CDS encoding VanZ family protein encodes MQVQKCRFFVLLLPALYLLYGVSLALQFGNNADLMNTIANSCLLFIATIILTKMAKLKNWLDFIWFCVFILYIFILLHLVAYISIGDFVNSTYTGDFHIQKEMINLIPFTTIENTFRQTLPTMPTIIQIIGNILLLSPLSFFLLYFKITDSGWKALLVVFLTSCGIELLQFVQTTMITGFESMSLPPDRSTDVDDIILNTLSGLFGVLLAYMIPPVRKRIKKRR; translated from the coding sequence TTTTTGTATTGTTATTGCCAGCACTCTATCTTTTATATGGAGTATCACTTGCCTTACAATTTGGAAATAATGCAGATTTAATGAATACAATAGCAAATAGTTGCTTACTTTTTATTGCGACAATCATTTTAACCAAAATGGCAAAACTGAAAAATTGGTTAGATTTTATCTGGTTTTGTGTTTTTATTTTATATATTTTTATTTTATTACATCTCGTTGCCTATATTTCGATTGGTGACTTTGTAAATAGTACTTACACAGGGGATTTTCACATCCAAAAAGAAATGATTAATTTGATTCCATTTACAACGATTGAAAATACATTTAGACAAACATTACCAACGATGCCAACAATTATTCAAATTATCGGGAATATATTACTATTATCTCCCTTATCATTCTTTTTGCTTTACTTCAAGATTACTGACTCTGGATGGAAGGCGCTACTTGTTGTCTTTCTTACTTCATGTGGAATTGAACTACTTCAATTTGTTCAAACAACGATGATTACTGGCTTTGAAAGTATGTCTCTACCACCAGATCGTTCAACAGATGTAGACGATATCATATTAAATACATTAAGTGGATTATTCGGCGTGTTACTAGCTTATATGATTCCGCCGGTCAGGAAAAGAATAAAGAAAAGAAGATGA